Proteins encoded together in one Panthera uncia isolate 11264 chromosome A2, Puncia_PCG_1.0, whole genome shotgun sequence window:
- the SEC61A1 gene encoding protein transport protein Sec61 subunit alpha, whose protein sequence is MAIKFLEVIKPFCVILPEIQKPERKIQFKEKVLWTAITLFIFLVCCQIPLFGIMSSDSADPFYWMRVILASNRGTLMELGISPIVTSGLIMQLLAGAKIIEVGDTPKDRALFNGAQKLFGMIITIGQSIVYVMTGMYGDPSEMGAGICLLITIQLFVAGLIVLLLDELLQKGYGLGSGISLFIATNICETIVWKAFSPTTVNTGRGMEFEGAIIALFHLLATRTDKVRALREAFYRQNLPNLMNLIATIFVFAVVIYFQGFRVDLPIKSARYRGQYNTYPIKLFYTSNIPIILQSALVSNLYVISQMLSARFSGNLLVSLLGTWSDTSSGGPARAYPVGGLCYYLSPPESFGSVLEDPVHAVVYIVFMLGSCAFFSKTWIEVSGSSAKDVAKQLKEQQMVMRGHRETSMVHELNRYIPTAAAFGGLCIGALSVLADFLGAIGSGTGILLAVTIIYQYFEIFVKEQSEVGSMGALLF, encoded by the exons ATGGCGA TCAAATTTCTGGAAGTCATCAAGCCCTTCTGTGTCATCCTGCCGGAAATTCAGAAGCCGGAGAGGAAG ATTCAGTTTAAGGAGAAAGTGCTGTGGACCGCAATCACCCTCTTTATCTTCTTAGTATGCTGCCAG ATTCCCCTGTTCGGAATCATGTCTTCAGATTCAGCTGACCCTTTCTATTGGATGAGAGTGATTCTGGCCTCTAACAGAG GCACATTGATGGAGCTGGGTATCTCTCCCATTGTCACCTCCGGCCTCATCATGCAGCTCTTGGCTGGTGCCAAAATAATTGAAGTCGGTGACACCCCAAAAGACCGAGCTCTCTTCAATGGAGCCCAAAAGT taTTCGGCATGATCATTACTATCGGCCAGTCCATCGTGTATGTGATGACAGGAATGTACGGAGACCCTTCTGAGATGGGTGCTGGAATCTGCCTGTTAATCACCATCCAG ctCTTTGTTGCTGGCTTAATTGTCTTACTTTTGGATGAACTTCTGCAAAAAGGGTACGGCCTGGGCTCCGGGATTTCCCTCTTCATTGCCACTAACATCTGCGAGACCATTGTGTGGAAGGCGTTCAGCCCCACCACTGTGAACACCGGCCGAG GAATGGAATTCGAAGGTGCCATCATCGCACTGTTCCATCTGCTGGCCACACGCACTGACAAGGTCCGAGCCCTTCGAGAGGCCTTCTACCGCCAGAATCTCCCCAACCTCATGAATCTGATCGCCACCATCTTTGTCTTCGCAGTGGTGATCTACTTCCAG GGCTTCCGCGTGGACCTGCCCATCAAGTCGGCCCGGTACCGAGGCCAGTACAACACGTACCCTATCAAGCTCTTCTACACCTCCAACATCCCCATCATCCTGCAGTCCGCCCTGGTGTCCAACCTGTACGTCATCTCCCAGATGCTGTCCGCCCGCTTCAGTGGCAACCTGCTGGTCAGCCTCCTGGGCACTTGGTCT GATACTTCTTCCGGGGGTCCCGCACGTGCTTATCCGGTTGGTGGCCTGTGCTATTACCTGTCCCCTCCAGAGTCTTTCGGCTCCGTGCTAGAAGACCCCGTCCATGCCGTGGTGTACATAGTGTTCATGCTCGGCTCGTGTGCGTTCTTCTCCAAAACTTGGATTGAGGTCTCGGGCTCCTCCGCCAAAGAT GTTGCAAAGCAGCTAAAGGAGCAGCAGATGGTGATGAGGGGCCACCGAGAGACTTCCATGGTCCATGAGCTCAATCG gTACATCCCCACTGCCGCAGCCTTCGGCGGGCTGTGCATCGGGGCCCTCTCCGTCCTGGCCGACTTCCTGGGCGCCATCGGGTCGGGAACCGGGATCTTGCTCGCGGTCACGATCATCTACCAGTACTTTGAAATCTTCGTGAAGGAGCAGAGCGAGGTCGGCAGCATGGGGGCCCTTCTGTTCTGA